GCCCGCGTGCAGCGCTTCCTGAAGTCCGACGAAGGCCGGGACTACCGCAACGGCAACATCGTCCGCCACCACGACCCGGACGCGTGGGCCGAGGAGATCACCGACATGGTGATGCACTACGCCCCCACGTCGAACCTGTCGCGGAACCTCCTCGAGCGCGAGGTCGGCTTCGACGAGTTGCAGGCGGCGTTCCCGGACCACACTGTGCGCCCCCGGGCGCACCCCGCCGGCGTGGATTCCCTGATCGGCGTCAAGGCCGGTCGCATCGACCGGTGGTCTGCGCACGCCTTCCAATGGATCGACAAGATGTCGGTGCAGCGCATGACACGCCACCCCATGTTCAAGGTGCACTTCGAGGCGGAGCAGACGCGCCTCGCCGGCGACTACCTGCGCAAGGCGCAGCTTGAGCGCGGCGACGACGCCATGATCTCACTGGACGAGATCAACGACATCACGGAGCAGGCTCGCCGCTCGGCGGCGCTGAACGTGCGTCGCACCTTCTACGACACCACGTCGCGTTCGCACGCGGCGGAGAAGATGAAGTACCTGTACCCGTTCTTCGCGGCGCACCAGGACTCCATGTCGTTCTGGGGTCGCGCCATCGCGCAGCGACCTGAGGTGCTGCGCGGGTTGCAGATCGCGTTCAACCAGCCGTATGCGCTGGGTCTGGTCGTTGACCAGGACGGCAACGTGGTGGAGCCGGGCGAGGGCATCCTCGAGTCGGATCACCGGGTGCTGTTGCAGGTGCCGGCCGCTTGGGGCGGACCGGACCCGGAAGATCCGACACAGCAGGGAACCGGGTGGAGCGTCAACATCAACTCCGCCAACCTGATCACGCAGAACGGGTCCATCCTGAATCCAGGTGCCGGTCCGCTAGCTGCGATCCCGGCCGCGTACATCGCCACCAAGTTCGGCTCCTCTGATGAGCGAATCGGCGGCATGATGCGCTGGTTCAACGCCTTCGGCGCCCCGAACACGGGTGACAATCCGCTGCTGCCGGAGGCACTGCAAGCACTCGACCAAGCGATTCCGACGCCGATCAAGCGACTCGGCACCTTGTTTGATGCCTACAGCCAGAAGCACTCGCGTGAGTTCGTCGACATGTGGTCGATCAAGTTCCAAGAGGCTCAGGTCGAGTTCCACGAGAAGTACGATCGCCCCCCGAACTCGCAGGAGGCGGCCGAGCTCGAGCGCGAGGTCGACGAGGTCGTGAAGTCGATGGCGCTCCTGCGAGCGTTCTCCTCGATCCTGTCGCCGGTGCAGCCCCGGCCCCAGTCCAAGTTCGAGGGCTTCATCAAGGAGTACCAGCGTCTCGCCGACGAGGGCCGCAACAGCGGCCAGGGCTGGGCCTGGGCCACCGACAAGTTCCTTGACCGCTATGGCGAGGAGTACATCTACCTGACGCGTTCGTCGTCGGAGTACCGGGCCAACATCGACCCGACGACGGCGACGGTGCGCGCGCTGAAGGCGTACGAAGACCTCACTGAGGACACGCCGCCGGAGGTGTGGCAGGCGATTGTCGGCGGCGAGGGTGAGGGTGCGTTCAGCATCGACGCCTACCGCTGGATGCAGCAGAAGGACATCGCCCTGACCCAGGGCGGGGGCAAGCTGATCGACCGCAAGAGCGTGCGTGACGCCATGTTCTCGACTGCTGTCAGCGCCGGCTACCGCGAGTACAACAAGGCGATGGACCTGTTGCAGTCCATCGCCACGCAGAACGGTCTGGTGTCGCCGAACGATCACCCCGAACTGCGCAGACTCCGCGCGGAGGTCATCGACGAGCTGTCTGAGCGGTTCCCGCAGTGGGCGGAGAACCGGATCGGTAAGCGCGACTACGAGTCGACGATCCTGCCTGGCCTACGGAAGGTTGCCGCTGATCGGCGGCTGTCGCGCGACCCTGCCCGTGGTGACATCCGAGCACTCAACGACTACCTGTTCTACCGCGGAGTCATCGTCGATGAACTCCAGAAGCGCGTAGACGCAGGAGAACCTGGCTCGATCACGGCGCAGGCGAACGCCGACATCCTCACGCTGTTCGTGGGGATGGTGGACGAGCTGAGCGAGAGCAATACCCACTTCGCCAACTATCACGTCCCGGGTCTGATCGACCGTGACCCCTTGTACCGCCCCGACCTAATTGGAGAGACGACCAGATGAGTACCTTGCTTGAACTCTTGATGCGCGCCGCCCGAGGCGGAAGCCAGACCGAACGGCCACGTCCAAGCGGCAGCAAACTGTCACAGATCCAAGCCTTGGCGGAGGGCCGAATCAATCTGTCCGACCTGGGTGGCGGCGGCACCGCTCGCCGCGAGGATGAGGGCGGCGTGTGGCTGGGCGAGTGGGGCCGCAATGGCGGTATCCGCTCCGGCGTCAGCCCGACCTACGCCTCGAACCTGCCGCTTGGCTGGTCGCAGAAGAAGCAGCAGCAGGCGTTCGACCGCATGTCCAACGCCTACGGCGTCCCGGTCGGGCTGGACGACTTTCTGGGCGAGTGGGATGCGGCTGTGAAGCTTGCTGCGCGCTCCTGGGAGGCGACGAACGGGGGCAAGACCGGCACCCCGCTGTCCGTGTGGGATGTGATCGACCTGCGCGCCCGCTCCGCCGGCGGCAGCGGTGGCCGCGGCGGTGGTGGTGGCGGTGGTCGCCCTCGCACGATCACACAGACGTCGCGCACCATCAACGAGATCACCGAGGGTGGCGCGTGGGCGCTGATGACGGACGCCGCGCGTCAGGCATTGGGCCGTGCCCCGACGGATGAGGAGGTGCGCGCGTTCGCGCAGCGCGCCAACCAGATCGCGTCGGCGAACCCGCAGATCACCAAGAGCACGATGACGCAGAACGCGGACGGCTCGTCGCAGACGACGAACACGACCGTGCAGCCTGGCGCCACCGGCGACGACTTCGCACTCGAGGCGAAGAAGATGACGGACACGCCTGAGGCCGGCGCCTACCAGGCGTCGACCACGTACTTCGATGCGCTCATGCGGGGCATCGGCTCGGTGGTGTGATGGTGACCGCCACAATCACTGCATGACCGTTTGACCTGTCCCGAGTTCCCCGGACACCGATGTTGGAGCGAGAATCGCTTCACGAGAGGAGTCTGGATGCCTGCAGCAAAGCCCGAGGAGTTCCGTCGCAGGGCGGTGGAGTTGGCGCGGTCCGGTGACAAGCCGGTGGCGCAGATCGCGAAGGACTTGGGGATCAGCGAGTCCGGTCTTCGCCGGTGGATGGCGCAGGCCGAGGTCGAGAACGGTGAGCGTCCCGGTTTGAGCAAGGACGAGCGGTCCGAGCTGGTGCGTCTTCGTCGTGAGAATCGTGTTCAGGCGATGGAGATCGAGATCCTGAAGCGGGCGTCGGCGTACTTCGCCAAGGAGAACGTCCTCCCAAAATAGGGTTCCGGCTGGTCCACGAGCTCGCCGCGGATGGCTTTGCCGTCGCGGTGATCTGCCGGGTCCTGGGTGTCTCGACGTCGGGCTACTACGAGTGGCGCAGCCGGCCGCCATCGGCGCGTGATGTCGCCGACGCGCACCTGCTGAACGTCATCCGCGAGATCCATGCCGCGTCGCGGCAGACCTACGGGGTCCGGCGGGTCCACGCCGAACTGCGCCTGGGCCGCCAGATCCGGTGCAGTCGCGGCCGGGTCGAACGGCTCATGGTCCTGGGCGGCCTGCAGGGTGTTCACCGCCGCAAATGGCGCCACGCAGGTGGCCGGTCGCCGGCGGTGTTCGAGGACCACGTCAGACGCGAGTTCGTTGCTGATGCGCCCGACAAGCTGTGGGTCACCGACATCACCCAACACAGAACCGTCGAAGGGTGGGTCTACTGCGCTGCGGTGATCGACGTCTACTCCCGCCGATGCGTCGGGTGGTCGATCGCCGATCACCTGCGCACCGAGTTGGTCGTCGACGCGATCGACATGGCCAGATGGCGTCGCAAGCCGTTGCCGGGAACGGTGGTCCACTCCGACCGCGGAACCCAGTTCACGTCCTGGCTGTTCGGCAACCGGCTCCGCGAGGCCGGACTGATGGGATCGATGGGCAAGGTCGCCTGCGCCTACGACAACTCCCTCATGGAGTCGTTCTTCGGCTCGATGCAGATCGAACTGCTCGACCGCCGGAACTGGTCAACCCGCGCCGAGCTGGCCAACGGGATCTTCGAGTGGATCGAAGCGTTCTACAACCCGACCCGCCGCCACTCGAGCCTGGACTACCTCAGCCCAATCGAGTACGAAACCCTTCACACCGCCACCGACCAAGCGGCATGATCAACACACAAGAACCGTCCGGGAAACCCGGGACAGGTCAGTTCGCAA
The Aeromicrobium marinum DSM 15272 genome window above contains:
- a CDS encoding IS3 family transposase translates to MICRVLGVSTSGYYEWRSRPPSARDVADAHLLNVIREIHAASRQTYGVRRVHAELRLGRQIRCSRGRVERLMVLGGLQGVHRRKWRHAGGRSPAVFEDHVRREFVADAPDKLWVTDITQHRTVEGWVYCAAVIDVYSRRCVGWSIADHLRTELVVDAIDMARWRRKPLPGTVVHSDRGTQFTSWLFGNRLREAGLMGSMGKVACAYDNSLMESFFGSMQIELLDRRNWSTRAELANGIFEWIEAFYNPTRRHSSLDYLSPIEYETLHTATDQAA
- a CDS encoding transposase — encoded protein: MPAAKPEEFRRRAVELARSGDKPVAQIAKDLGISESGLRRWMAQAEVENGERPGLSKDERSELVRLRRENRVQAMEIEILKRASAYFAKENVLPK